A region of the Pantoea alfalfae genome:
CCGCTGGACGGTTGAACTCAATGCCGACAGCCTGCCACGTCTGAAGATTAATCAGCACTACGCGGCAATGGGTGGCGCAACGCGCAATGACAGCGACACTCAGTTCATTCGCAGTAATCTGCAGGAAGCGCGCTGGCTGATTAAGAGTCTGGAAAGCCGTAATGACACGCTGCTGAAAGTCACGCGCTGTATCGTTGAGCAGCAGCAGGCGTTCTTCGAGCAGGGTGAAGAATTTATGCGTCCGATGGTGCTGGCCGATATCGCCCAGGCCGTTGAGATGCATGAATCGACCATTTCCCGTGTTACCACGCAGAAGTATCTGCACAGCCCGCGTGGCATTTTTGAACTGAAGTACTTTTTCTCCAGCCACGTTAATACGGAAGGTGGCGGCGAAGCCTCCTCTACCGCGATCCGGGCTCTGGTGAAGAAATTAATTTCGGCGGAAAACCCAGCCAAACCCTTGAGCGACAGTAAACTGACCTCCATGTTATCTGATCAGGGGATCATGGTGGCACGGCGTACCGTCGCCAAATATCGTGAGTCTTTATCCATCCCGCCATCGAACCAGCGTAAACAACTGGTTTGAAAGAAATGAGAAGGAAGACCTATGCAGCTGAACCTGACCGGGCAACATGTTGAAATCACGCCACCTTTGCGTGAATTCGTCAACAGTAAATTTGCCAAACTGGAACACTATTTTGAACATATCAATCAGGTCTATATTGTCCTGAAGGTTGAGAAAGTCACACAGGTGGCTGACGCAACACTCCACGTGAACGGTGGCGAGCTGCACGCCACGTCCGAAGCGGAAGATATGTATGCGGCAATTGATGGGCTGATTGATAAACTCGCCCGTCAGCTGACCAAACACAAAGATAAACTGAAAAAACACTAACCTTCACGCTAGCTACGCGCGCATGGCGCGCAGAGCCGACAGTATGGGGCGGATAATCCGCCCCGTTTTGTCATCTGAGCAAGCGCCGTTTGTCGCACATATCAGGGCGCTGGCGGTGAATGGCCTGGTGAACACGCAAGTGAAACGATAATGAACAACGATCTTACACTGGAATTGAGCACAGTGCTTTCGCCAGACTGCACCCGCAGCGGCGTACACTGCCAGAGCAAAAAACGTGCGCTGGAAATCATCAGCGAACTGGCCGCTAAGCAGCTCAACCTGCCGCACCAGACGCTTTTCGAAGCGATTCTGACCCGCGAACGTATGGGTAGTACCGGTATTGGTAACGGAATAGCCATTCCTCACGGCAAGCTGGAAGAGGATACACTGCGTGCGGTAGGGGTATTTATCAGCCTCGAGCAGCCGATTGCGTTTGATGCCGTCGACAACCAGCCGGTCGATCTGTTGTTTGCATTGCTGGTTCCGGCTGACCAGTGCAAAACACACCTGCACACCCTTTCACTGGTGGCAAAACGTCTGGCAGATAAAACGGTTTGTCGTCGTCTGCGTGCTGCGCAGAGTGATGAAGAACTCTATGCCATTATTACGGAAGTCCAGACAGAGCAGTAACGCGTCTTTACCGGCCCGGTGCCGGTTTTAAAACGGGAGAGAAGGTCATGGTGCTGATGATCGTTAGCGGTCGTTCAGGCTCGGGGAAGTCAGTGGCGCTCCGTGCGCTGGAAGATATGGGGTTCTACTGCGTTGATAACCTGCCGGTCGTGTTGCTGCCTGAGTTAGCCAACTCGCTGGCGGAACGCAATATTTCGGCGGCGGTCAGCATCGACGTCCGTAACATGCCTGAATCCCCGGAAATTTTTGAAACCGCGCTGAATAATCTGCCTGACACATTTTCACCTCAGTTGCTGTTTCTCGACGCCGATCGCAATACCCTGATTCGTCGTTACAGCGATACGCGCCGTCTGCATCCCCTCTCCAGCAAAAACCTGTCACTAGAGAGCGCGATTGATGAAGAGAGCGACCTGCTGGAGCCGCTGCGTTCACGTGCCGACCTGATCATCGACACCTCAGAGATGTCAGTGCATGAGCTGGCAGAGATGCTGCGTACCCGCCTGCTGGGCAAGCGCGAACGTGAGCTGACTATGGTGTTTGAGTCGTTTGGCTTCAAGCATGGCATTCCGATTGACGCTGACTATGTCTTTGACGTGCGCTTTCTGCCCAATCCCCACTGGGATCCTAAGCTGCGCCCGATGACCGGCCTCGATCGTCCGGTCGCGGCATTCCTTGACCGCCACACTGAAGTGCACAACTTTATCTACCAGACACGCAGCTATCTTGAACTCTGGCTGCCGATGCTGGAGACCAATAACCGTAGCTATCTTACCGTGGCAATTGGCTGTACTGGTGGCAAACACCGCTCAGTGTATATTGCAGAACAGCTGGCGGATTACTTCCGTTCGCGCGGTAAGAATGTACAGTCACGCCATCGCACGCTGGAAAAGCGCAAATCATGACCGTCAGACAAACTGTAGAAATCAAAAATAAGCTAGGCATGCACGCCCGTCCGGCGATGAAGTTGTTTGAGCTGGTGCAGAGCTTCGATGCCGAAGTATTGCTGCGCAACGAAGCGGGCACAGAAGCCGAAGCCAGCAGCGTGATTGCGCTGCTGATGCTCGACTCGGCTAAAGGCGGACACATAGAGATTGAAGCCAGCGGCCCGGAGGAGATCCCGGCGCTGGCAGCAGTCATTGAGCTGTTTGAAGCGGGTTTTGATGAAGACTAAGGCTTAGTCGAGCTTATTACGCTGCAGGAAGCCCTCACCGCCAAGCTGGCGCATCTGACGCATTATCCACTGCTGTCGCTCTCTGACGTAGCCTGAAGGTGCAGCAGCACGATAACGGATAGGATTAGGCAGAACCGCCGCCAGTAAAGCAGCATCGGCTGCAGTAAGCCGGCTGGCTGGCTTGTGGAAATAACGCTGTGAAGCTGCCTCAACGCCAAAGATACCCGGCCCGAACTCTGCAATATTAAGATAGACGGTCAGAATACGTCGCTTCGTCCAGACTGTCTCAATCCCTACTGTCAGCCCCGCTTCCAGACCTTTACGCACCCAGCTGCGGCCATCCCACAGAAACAGATTCTTGGCTGTCTGTTGTGACAATGTGGACGCCCCGCGCATCCGGCTATCGCTGTTATCCAGTACAGATTCAATCGCCGCGACATCGAACCCCCAGTGGTCCGGAAACTTTTGATCTTCGGAGGCGATAACGGCCAGCCCCATCCACGGCGAAATCTCATCATGTCCGACCCAGTCAGAATGGGCGACATAACTAAAGTCACCATGTAACCAGGCACTAATTTGGCGTTCAGCCATCACCGCTGAAAACGGTACCGGTAAGAACGAAAAGAGTAATATTCCCGCCAGCCATACGCCCAGCCACACCAGCAGGATACGACCAATAATACGTCTGATACGCTGTCCGACGCTTCCTTTATGCTTGTTCATGCAATCTTCCCACACTTGTTTCAGACGTTAATCAATCACTCATGTAATCACTGCCAGAAAAGCAGCTTTTCCACAAATATCGCTGAAAACCTCACAACGGTTTCCAGACTTTATTCAATCATTTTGCATCAAAATGCTGCAACAGTTCGAAATAGTTCAAGGACTTCCAGAAAAAAGGAATCGGTTCCATTCATGGCTACTGCTTAGCATCTTTCCAGATAAACACTTAATAATGGATAATAAGCACCGGTTCAAATCATTCATTATGCTTAACTGTTATTATTTTATGAATGATGAGCCGCCCAAAGCTTAAACAGAATCATGCTTATAACGTATAAATAAACAGCGCTTAACAGCATCACTCAACGTTGCTATGGCCCTGGTTACTTTCAGCAAGCACAATGATGTCAGCGCAATGAAAGGGCAAAGTTTTAGATTCTTTTTTATCATTCCAAATCGTTTTGGATAATTCGTGTCATTTCAGGGCGGTCACTTGCAATATCAGCGCGTTAGCCTGCCTCAGGAGGCAGATGTTAATGCCAGCTTAATTTACTGCGGCTCAGCCTTTGCTTTGGAGCTGAGCCGCGTCAAAACCACACAAAAAACCACAAATTTGATTAAAATATAAGCAACACAGCAGAGAAAATGATTCCTTGCTTGACTGTGTTGCCAAATTAATGTTTTCTGTATTTAAACGCTGCTCAATATCACAAATTTTAATGAATCTTGTCGCATGAGAAGATGAATTTGCTAAGGTGATGTCAGTGTTAACCAATACCCTGCGGCTGCATTAATTATTCAAATCACAGCGGCCGCAATGCTTTCCCTGGTGTTGGCGCAGTATTCGCGCACCCCGGCCTCGGCTGGGGTCATTTTTTTCCGGGATATGACTGACCCTGCTCTGCCACCCAGTCGCGCAATACCTGCACATCGTGTCGCCACTCATGCTTCAGATCGTCAATCCATTCAACAACGTTGTCCCACCACGCCGGTAATTCAGGACTCTGAATCTGTTTCGCCAGCATCTGCAAACGCTGCAGCCCGACCGAACCCGCCGCCCCTTTAATCTTGTGCCCCTCTTCAGCAATGCCTTTCTGATCGCGCGCCATCAGATTCGATTCCAGCACAGCAAGATAGTCCGGCATCATCTTTTCAAACATCGTCAGGCTTTGGGTAATCAGGCCCGGACCAACCAGCTCGATATACTGTTCGAGCATCGCCACATCCAGCAGCATCCGGGTTTTGTCGTCGCTGGCATCTGCGGTTTCCTCTTCCGAATCTGCCTGATAATCCCAGTATTTTTTGATCATTGCGGTCAGGGCCGGCACTGCCAGCGGTTTGCTCAGAACATCATCCATTCCCGCATCGAAATACTCTTTTTTGTCTTTAAGCACGTTGGCGGTCAGCGCAACCAGCGGTGGCAGATGCGTTCCCTGATACTGCTGGCGAATCGCACGCGAGACATCCAGTCCGGTCATATCGGGCAGTTGAATATCCAGCAGCACCAGATCAAACTCCAGTGGGTCGAACATCGCCAGCGCTTCGCTACCGGTCATGGCGACTTCGACGCTGCAACCCAGCTTCTCAAGCACCGAGCGCGCCACAATCACATTCAGCTCAATATCTTCCACCAGCAGCACGTGCAGCGCCGGGAGTGGCAGGCTGTCGTCCAGGCCTTCATCTTCCACCTCTTCAGCAATGCGTGGCGCTTTGATCTCAACCGTGAAGCATGATCCCTGTCCTGGTGCGCTGTGTACGCGGATGTCACCGCCCATCGCCTGCGCCAGACGACGTGAAACCGCCAGCCCGATACCGGTGCCGGTCGCCGGTTTACCGCCATGCTGATCTTTGACCTGATAGTACATCGCAAAGATCTTATCCTGCTCCTCCTGACGAATACCCATACCGGAGTCCTGCACCTCAAAGCGCAGCGTTTCGTCCTGCTCATAGACTACCCGCACCACGATTTCGCCCTGCTGAGTGAACTTCACGGCGTTACCAATCAGGTTCCACAGAATCTGACGCAGACGCGTTCCGTCCGTCGAAATCATATGCGGCAGCGGCAGTTGCGGCGCAAGCACAAACTTCAGCCCTTTTGGCTGGGCCAGCAGGCCGGAAAGATTTTCCAGATCGGCGAGGAAACCGGTAAAGTCGAGGGGCTGATTATCCAGCTGCACTTTGCGGCGCTCGATTTTGTCCACCTCAATCACATCATTAAAGATGTTGCCCAGCGTGATGGCAGAGACGTGGATGGTCTTCAGATATTTCAGCTGTTCCTGGTTAAGGTCGGTATCCAGCAGAATGCGACTCAGGCCGACAATGCCATTAAGCGGCGTACGAAGCTCGTGGCTGATCGTAGAGATAAAGGTGGTCTTCTCCCGGCTGGCGTTCTCTAGCGCGTCCTGATAGCGCTTACGCTCCGTTATATCGCGACCAAAACCCATCAGTCCGCTGCGCTTACCGACGCGGTCGTAATAAGGCACTTTACGGATCTCGAAACAGGCTTTGCGCCCGTCGGGATATTGCAGCCACTGTTCATAGGTCAGCGAGACGTTATGACGGAACACTTTCTCGTCCGTTTCCAGCACCTTCGTTGCCGCTTCATCGTCGTAGATATCGCGTGGCGTCAGGCCAATCAGCTGTTTTTCGCTTTTACCGGTCAGCAGTTCCATCGCGCGATTACAGCCGGAGAACTGCTTATCAATGTTGCGATAGAAAACCAGGTCAGGCGAAGCATCCAGGAAGGAGCGCAGGAAGGAGGATTGCTGCTCCAGTTCAATCTGTGCCTGCTCGCGACGCGTCACCTCTTCACGCAACTTGTCCATCACCTGTTCGCGAGCCAGCTCCGCCTTCTTACGATCGCTGATCTCCTGATTCAGCTGCGTGATGGTCTCTTTCATCTGCTGGTTCAGTTCCAGGTCGCGGGTTCGCATCTCTTCCAGCTTATCCACCAGCCGTGCCAGCCGTTGACGCGACTCCTCCAGCTGATCGACCACCACCGACAGAAAATAGACCGCCCAGGGCGTTATCAGCAACCCGAAGAAGACCGAACGCACCACGTCAATGCTCTCGACATGACCCCGCAGTACCATCGTAACCGCCATCTGGACAATCATCGCCAGCACCACCAGCGCAGATGCCAGCAGCAGCGAGAACCTCACCAGTCCAAGCTTGACCATTAAATCAACGTAGTACTGCGCCAACAGACGAATTTGTTTCATAACAACTCCCTGGAAGAGAAACAGCCTCATAATAGCGCAGTTAGCCTGCTGACGTCCCGGCACGTCGCGTGAAGATACGGGATCAAATGCGCTTTTATGGTGCATTCGCATAGCCGATCGGCGACGTTAAGGACAAAGGGCTTAAAACCCTTGACTGATTGTGCCAAATGAATAATCTATAATGCCGCCAGCGACTCAGTGATTTCTCTGCATGGCCTGTTTTCAATATCCTGGCAACGTCCCGTTGCGCAGGCACACCTTGTTTACATGCATACTCATTCAACTTAAATGCTATTTTAAGCACGCCCGTGTTGATTAATTTTTCTTATAACTAACCACTGTTTGATTCAAATAGCCGGACATAAGAAAAACAGATACATGCTATGCATCAACGGTTCTGAACAGCATTTAATGCTGTCTAACACCCTGTCACCAGCATGGTGCAGAGATCTGACGCCTGCACTACAGTGAGTCAGTTCACATTTATGGGCCGATCGCCAGGCTACAGAGTGATACATTTTAAACCTTAAAAACCCATTAATTCATAAACTTAATCACATAAAACACCTATTTACCTTGTCTGACCGCCCTATTTGACCTGATTACGCTTTCCCGATAAGTTGGAAATCCGCTGAAAGCTTTCCAGACGGGCCATTGTCTCGGCATATCTATGCAACAAGAAGACTCCCGCGCGGTTTAAGTCATCTCCTTTAAGAGACCGGAAATCAGAGAGCAGCTCAATTAAGGACGTTTTATCGATGTCTGGAGAGAAATGCTCAGGGCTATGACGCGCGCTCGACAGAGCATGGCGATGAAAATGATGTTGCGCCCCGTTGCGCTCAGACCCTGAAACAGTGCAAGTAATGTCAAAGCAGTTAAGGAGACCCTCAATGTCCACTAAAAAACCTCAATCCTATGGCTTGTATGATCCGACAGCAGGCAGTGACAGCTGTGGTGTAGGTTTCATTACGCGCAAGGACGGCGAGCAGACCCACGAAATTCTGCAGATGGCGCATAGCGCCCTGTGCACGGTACCTCACCGCGGCGGTATGTCAGCGGAAGGCGTTGGCGACGGCGCGGGGGTCAACGTTGACCTTTCCCTGCACTTCTTCCGCAAGATTACCGGCCAGCCGCTGGAAGCAGGCCGCTTTGGCGTCGGCAACTTCTTTGTGCCGAAAGATGCTGCGCTGCGCGCGAATGCTGAACGTCTGGTAGATGAGACACTCAGCAGCTTTGGCCTGCCGGTGATCATGAAGCGTGACATGCCGCTCGACAGCAGCGTGACCCGTCCGGCCGCCGTACAGTTTCAGTTACCGATTCTGCAGTGGATTTTCACTGCGCCACAGGACGTGGTTGACCAGAACGACTTCGAACAACGCATCTACCGCGCCCTGTTAACGATTGAAGCCCGCGCGTTTACCGAAAGTGAATTTGGTGGCCTCTATCCGCTGTCGCTGTCGTCGCGTACCCAGGTGTTTAAAGCTCGTCTGAACTCCAATGAAGTGATCCCCTACTTCAAAGATCTGACCGATCCTGATCATCAGGTGCGCGGGCTGTTTTTCCATACCCGCTTCTCCACCAACACCGATCCGCATACCACGATGGCCCAGCCGTTTCGCCTGATGGCACATAACGGTGAGCTGAACACGGACCGTAAAAACCGCATCGCTGAGTCCGCGCTGGCACTGGCCCGTGGCAAGAAAATCGTGCGGCCGAAAGGTCAGTCCGACAGCTCACGTCTGGATCAGAGTATCCACAGCCGTCTGATGGAAGATAATCTCGATCTCATCACCGCCGTGGTTTCAATGATGCCGCCCGCCTGGGAAAACGACAGTTCACTGCCAGCAGAAGTGCGTGACATGCTGGAGTATTTCTCTCTTTATGAAGAGAAAAACGACGGGCCGGCGGCATTAATCTTCGGCAACGGCGAAGTAATTGGTGCCCGCCTTGACCGTCTTGGCCTGCGTCCACTGCGTTCAGTTGAAACGGCGGAGTATATTGGGGCGATGTCAGAAGCCGGCCAGATCGCCTTCCCACCGGAAAGCGTGTTGCGTCGTGGCCGTATCGAAGCAGGCGGCATGCTCTATTTCGATCATCGTGAAAAACGCAGCTACACCACGCTGCAGGCGCTGGAAAAACTGGCTGCAGAGAAAGATTATTCGGCGCTGCTGCGTGAAGCCCGCGTCGGTCTTGACGATCTGCCTGAGATCCCGGCTGAACAGCAGGGTTCACCACTTCGTTATCGCGGCGATCTGAAAACCTATCAGCGCTTTGTGGCTTACTACTACAACCAGGAAAGCTTCAAGTTCATGATGGACCCGATGCTGAATACCGGCGCAGAGAAAATCTCCGCGATGGGTTACGGTAACGCCATTAACGGTTTATCCGATCATGAAGGCGGCATGGCGCACTACTTCTCTCAGCGCTTTGCTCAGGTGACCAACCCACCGCTGGACTCAATCCGCGAAGTGGATGGCATGACGCTGCGTGTCGCGCTGGGTGCGAAACCCCATCTGGGCCGCAGCAAGGGGCGTCAGATTGTGGTACCGACCCCCATCCTCAGCCATCTTGATATGCTGCGTTTGCGCGAGCAGACCATCGCCCCTTATGCGCGCTTTGAAATGCTCTATGAGCCGGTAATCGGCAAAGATCTGCTGAGCACCACCGCGAACGCCAATGCGCTGGAAAAAGCGATTGATGACCTGGCGCAACAGGTAGTGGATTTTGCCCGTGCACAGGGTGGCATCGCCGTGCTTACCGATCGTCACATCTCGTCAACGCACGCCGCAATCCCGATGCTGCTGGTGGTTTCTGCCATCAACCAGCGCCTGGTGCAGGAAGGTCTGCGTCTGGATGTTTCTCTGGTGGTGGAAAGCGGCCAGAGCATCTCCTCGCATCACATAGCTGCCACCCTCGGCTTCGGAGCTTCCGCTATCTATCCACTGGGTGTACAGATGCGTGCAGAGGAGAAATTTGGTGAAGGTGAAGAAGGTAACAAAGCCTTTAAGCGCTATGCCAAAGCCGCTGAAAAAGCCCTGATGAAAACCATGGGCAAAGTCGGTCTCTGTACCGTTGAGAGTTACAGCAGCGGTGAATTCTTTGAGCCTAACTTCCTCAACACTGATGATCCGGTGCTGAAAAAGTATTTCCCGAATATCAAAACCCCGGTGGGTGGCGCAGGCTTTGCAGCCATCGCGGCAATGGCCGTTGACTGGCATCAGAGCGCGCTGAAGATTCAGGGCGAGTCTGAAGTGCCGTTGCTGGGCCTGTTCAAAGAGCGTGCCGAAGGCGCTGGTCACTCCTACGGTACCATCGCCGTGCGCACCTTCATCGACATGACTGAAGAGCCGATTCGCTTTGCCGACAAAGCGCGCGAAGAGGACAACTTCATCCGTCTGATGACGCTGGCAAAACTGGATAACGCCTTTGGCATCAAGCCAGAGACGTTTAAGGACAGCAGCTTCGAGCGCATTCCGGATGACGTGATCAACAACTTTGCGATTACGGCCGATTACCGCCAGTTCTCAAGTCTGATGTATGAAGAGCGTAAACGTCGCCCGGCGGCCCTGCGCGACATCCTGACCTTCCCGGCTGACCTGACCCACATCGACAGCGAAGCGGAGTTCCGCCGTAAGCTTGGGCGCTACTCACTGACCAACAACGGCTTTGCTATTCGCGGCATGGAGTGTGAAGCGGTAGATGGCAGCCTGAATCACTTTATGCTGCGTCTGACCGATGCGATTGAGGGGCTGAAGCCAGAGAGTGAACGTTTGCAGAACCTGTCCCGCGCCCTGAAATCCCGCTTCGGCGACGATATCGAGAGCAGCGACGTGGTCACTGGCGGTCTGAAAGTGACGGCGTACGGTAAAGCGGCAGATTATCTGTCACGTATTTTTACTACCCTGCCCTCACTGCCGCTAAGTGAAGTGCAGCCAGCCTGTGAAATTACCCGTACCTTTGCTTCCGGGGCAATGAGCCATGGTGCACTGGTCGCCCCGGCTCATGAAGCGGTCGCACACGGCACCAACATGGTCGGCGGCATGAGTAACTGCGGTGAAGGCGGCGAGCATTATTCCCGTCACGGTACCATCCGTGCCTCCCGTATCAAACAGCTGGCTTCGGGGCGTTTCGGCGTCTGGGCTGCCTATCTGGCGGATCCGATGCTGGAAGAGCTGGAGATCAAAATTGGTCAGGGTGCGAAACCTGGCGAAGGCGGTCAGTTACCGGCGGCCAAAGTGACCGTCGAGATTGCTGCGGCCCGTGGCGGTACGCCTGGCGTTGAACTGGTCTCGCCGCCGCCGCATCACGATACCTACTCCATCGAAGATCTCGCGCAGCTGATCCACGACTGCAAAGCGGCGCGGGTACGCGTTATCGTCAAACTGGTCTCCTCTGAAGGGATCGGCACCATCGCGGTTGGCGTAGCCAAAGCCGGTGCAGACGTGATTAACGTCGCGGGAAACACCGGCGGTACCGGCGCTGCCTCGGTGACCAGCCTGAAATATACCGGACGCGTGGCGGAAATCGGCATCGCTGAAGTCCATCAGGCGCTATGCGCTAATGGCCTGCGCGATAAAGTGCAGCTGCGCTGCTCTGGCGCGCAGCAGACCGGCAGCGACGTGGTGAAATCTGCTCTGCTGGGCGGTGACAGTTTTGAGTTCGGTACGACGGCGCTGATGATGCTGAAATGCGTGATGGCGAAAAACTGCAACGTTAAGTGCCCTGCTGGTTTAACCACTAATGCCGAAGCCTTTGATGGCGATCCGCGTCAGCTGGCACAGTACTTCCTCAATGTGGCACATGAAGTGCGTGAGATTCTGGCTCGCATGGGCCTGCGTTCCCTGCGTGAGGCTCGAGGTCGCTCTGACCTGCTGCACCTGATGGATCATCCACTGGAAGTCGGCAAACTCGACTTACGCGCCATGCTGACCGTGGTACCTGAGCTGAAAATCGACAAGCCGGTTTATCTGGAAAAAGATTTTGAGCTGGATGACGGCTGGGTTGAGCAGCTGAAATCAGCGCTGGTCGATCAGGCCAATACCGACGTCGCACTGGGCAACGGCATCGTGCTGAACAACCGCAACAAAAGTGTGGGCGGCCAGTTAGCGATCGACATTGAACGCATGCTGAACCATGAACTGAGTGCGGCGCAGTTGCAGGCGATGCCTGCGGTGATGACCGACGATCGCGGCCGCCGTTATCTGGCCCCTGAGAGCGTAAAAATTTCCACCACCGGTTCTGCTGGTCAGTCATTTGGCGCGTTCTGCAACGATGGCATGCAGCTGGCCCACTACGGCACCTGTAATGATGGCGTCGGCAAGGGACAGTGTGGCGGTGAGCTGATTGTCATGTCGCCGGGCGGCGGCGCGCAGGATGGCGACGGCAACGTGCTGATTGGTAACTTTGCGCTGTTCGGCGCAACTGGCGGACGTCTATTCGTGCAGGGTCAGGCCGGTGATCGCTTCGCGGTGCGTAACTCAGGCGCAACGGCCGTGGTTGAAGGCGTCGGTGACTTCTGCTGCGAATACATGACTAACGGTGCCATTCTTAACCTGGGCACCTTTGGTAAAGGATTTGGCAACGGCATGAGCGGCGGCTTTGCTTACCAGTACGATCCGTATGGATCGCTGGCCAGTCACGCTGCCGGTGATTCAGTGCGGTTCGGCTCGATTGCCGATCAGGATGAGATGGCGCAGGTTCACAAGCAGGCAGTGCTGACCATGCTGAACTGGCATCTGGAAGCGACCAAATCGCCGCGTGCCGCCTGGCTGCTGGAGAACTGGGAAACCGAGTGTCACCACTTTGTTTACGTGATGCCGCGCTCGCTGCTGCTCTATCAGGATGGCGGCGAGATCCTCAAAGCCAAGAGCCGTAAAGATCTGCTCGAAGAGCTGTCGACAGCACTGGCAGGCCATCAGGTAGCGAAATTCAAAGCCGCGTGGCGTCAGGGTAAAACCATCGCCAACGGTGCCGTCCCGGCTTATGGCGCAACCGATACGCAGGAGATGTTTGTCCTGCTGAACAACTACACCGTGCTGAGTTTTGCCCAGCAGCTGGCACTGGCGAAGTTGCCGAAAGGTACACCTGTTGAAGATGCGGCGGTGGAAAAAGCGGTGCGTAATCTGCTGATGACTGAAGACTTTTCGCTGGTGAGCAAGCTGCAGCGTCATGCCCGTTCGGCCATCGAGAGTTACAGCGATGACGAACTGGCGAGTCTGATCGGTACCAAACGCATGTCAGATTACAAAGCGGCGCTGACGCAACGTAACATCCGCTCCATGGACAGTCTGGCGACCTACGGCTGGATCATGTATCAGGATGCCTGTAACCGGGAAGTGCTGGG
Encoded here:
- the hpf gene encoding ribosome hibernation promoting factor, which encodes MQLNLTGQHVEITPPLREFVNSKFAKLEHYFEHINQVYIVLKVEKVTQVADATLHVNGGELHATSEAEDMYAAIDGLIDKLARQLTKHKDKLKKH
- the ptsN gene encoding PTS IIA-like nitrogen regulatory protein PtsN, with the translated sequence MNNDLTLELSTVLSPDCTRSGVHCQSKKRALEIISELAAKQLNLPHQTLFEAILTRERMGSTGIGNGIAIPHGKLEEDTLRAVGVFISLEQPIAFDAVDNQPVDLLFALLVPADQCKTHLHTLSLVAKRLADKTVCRRLRAAQSDEELYAIITEVQTEQ
- the rapZ gene encoding RNase adapter RapZ encodes the protein MVLMIVSGRSGSGKSVALRALEDMGFYCVDNLPVVLLPELANSLAERNISAAVSIDVRNMPESPEIFETALNNLPDTFSPQLLFLDADRNTLIRRYSDTRRLHPLSSKNLSLESAIDEESDLLEPLRSRADLIIDTSEMSVHELAEMLRTRLLGKRERELTMVFESFGFKHGIPIDADYVFDVRFLPNPHWDPKLRPMTGLDRPVAAFLDRHTEVHNFIYQTRSYLELWLPMLETNNRSYLTVAIGCTGGKHRSVYIAEQLADYFRSRGKNVQSRHRTLEKRKS
- the npr gene encoding PTS phosphocarrier protein NPr — encoded protein: MTVRQTVEIKNKLGMHARPAMKLFELVQSFDAEVLLRNEAGTEAEASSVIALLMLDSAKGGHIEIEASGPEEIPALAAVIELFEAGFDED
- the mtgA gene encoding monofunctional biosynthetic peptidoglycan transglycosylase gives rise to the protein MNKHKGSVGQRIRRIIGRILLVWLGVWLAGILLFSFLPVPFSAVMAERQISAWLHGDFSYVAHSDWVGHDEISPWMGLAVIASEDQKFPDHWGFDVAAIESVLDNSDSRMRGASTLSQQTAKNLFLWDGRSWVRKGLEAGLTVGIETVWTKRRILTVYLNIAEFGPGIFGVEAASQRYFHKPASRLTAADAALLAAVLPNPIRYRAAAPSGYVRERQQWIMRQMRQLGGEGFLQRNKLD
- the arcB gene encoding aerobic respiration two-component sensor histidine kinase ArcB, with amino-acid sequence MKQIRLLAQYYVDLMVKLGLVRFSLLLASALVVLAMIVQMAVTMVLRGHVESIDVVRSVFFGLLITPWAVYFLSVVVDQLEESRQRLARLVDKLEEMRTRDLELNQQMKETITQLNQEISDRKKAELAREQVMDKLREEVTRREQAQIELEQQSSFLRSFLDASPDLVFYRNIDKQFSGCNRAMELLTGKSEKQLIGLTPRDIYDDEAATKVLETDEKVFRHNVSLTYEQWLQYPDGRKACFEIRKVPYYDRVGKRSGLMGFGRDITERKRYQDALENASREKTTFISTISHELRTPLNGIVGLSRILLDTDLNQEQLKYLKTIHVSAITLGNIFNDVIEVDKIERRKVQLDNQPLDFTGFLADLENLSGLLAQPKGLKFVLAPQLPLPHMISTDGTRLRQILWNLIGNAVKFTQQGEIVVRVVYEQDETLRFEVQDSGMGIRQEEQDKIFAMYYQVKDQHGGKPATGTGIGLAVSRRLAQAMGGDIRVHSAPGQGSCFTVEIKAPRIAEEVEDEGLDDSLPLPALHVLLVEDIELNVIVARSVLEKLGCSVEVAMTGSEALAMFDPLEFDLVLLDIQLPDMTGLDVSRAIRQQYQGTHLPPLVALTANVLKDKKEYFDAGMDDVLSKPLAVPALTAMIKKYWDYQADSEEETADASDDKTRMLLDVAMLEQYIELVGPGLITQSLTMFEKMMPDYLAVLESNLMARDQKGIAEEGHKIKGAAGSVGLQRLQMLAKQIQSPELPAWWDNVVEWIDDLKHEWRHDVQVLRDWVAEQGQSYPGKK